In Acidimicrobiia bacterium, a single genomic region encodes these proteins:
- a CDS encoding dihydrolipoamide acetyltransferase family protein: MAKEFRLPDIGEGLAEAEVVQWLVEIGEAVGVDQPLVELETDKAVTDIPSPYAGVVLFRGGEAGSTIKVGEILVVVGYAGEKWAPQVDDAASNEVAPIVGTLSEEAVLLGAAEREDVSAAADRPKALPLVRKLAKEHGIDLEDVQGSGPHGRITRDDVLAFAGGPAGDDRERPIVRPAETESAEKATVASAVAPEPGPVAEPAGDHERVPMSAMRRTIAARMSRSWSEIPHVTAFDSADAARLLAARRALARRSDTDMPIEVLIIKAVIPALREFPEFNATIQGDELVLLRFYNLGVAVDTDGGLIVPVVHNAGELGISETAAEILRLAESARSRRLEPGDLSGATFTISNIGAVGGSFGTPIIPYGTTAILSVGRAEDQPVARDGKVTLAPMMPLSLSYDHRVIDGGLGRRFLAMVVENLEEPALFLAE; this comes from the coding sequence GTGGCCAAGGAGTTCCGGCTGCCGGACATTGGAGAAGGCCTCGCCGAGGCTGAGGTGGTGCAGTGGTTGGTCGAGATAGGGGAGGCGGTCGGCGTCGATCAGCCCCTCGTCGAACTGGAAACCGACAAAGCCGTCACCGACATCCCTTCGCCGTACGCGGGTGTGGTCCTCTTTCGAGGCGGGGAGGCCGGCTCGACTATCAAGGTCGGTGAGATCCTCGTTGTAGTCGGATACGCCGGAGAGAAATGGGCTCCGCAGGTCGATGATGCGGCGAGCAACGAGGTCGCCCCCATCGTCGGTACCCTGTCCGAGGAGGCCGTACTGCTGGGAGCAGCCGAACGTGAGGACGTCTCGGCGGCCGCCGACCGGCCGAAAGCACTACCGCTCGTGCGGAAACTCGCCAAGGAGCACGGAATCGATCTCGAGGATGTGCAGGGGTCGGGACCGCACGGTCGTATCACCCGTGATGACGTACTCGCTTTCGCGGGAGGCCCCGCAGGCGACGATAGAGAGCGGCCGATCGTCCGGCCCGCCGAAACGGAGTCTGCGGAGAAGGCCACCGTTGCCTCTGCGGTCGCCCCGGAACCGGGGCCTGTTGCGGAGCCCGCCGGCGATCACGAGCGTGTTCCAATGAGCGCGATGCGCCGTACGATCGCCGCCCGAATGAGCCGGTCCTGGTCCGAGATTCCTCATGTGACGGCCTTCGATTCGGCGGACGCCGCACGCCTGCTGGCGGCCCGTCGGGCACTGGCACGCAGATCCGACACCGATATGCCGATAGAAGTACTGATTATCAAGGCGGTCATACCGGCGCTGCGGGAGTTCCCCGAGTTCAATGCGACCATCCAGGGCGACGAACTGGTTCTTCTGCGTTTCTACAACCTCGGCGTCGCCGTCGACACCGACGGCGGATTGATCGTTCCCGTCGTTCACAACGCGGGGGAACTGGGCATTTCGGAGACCGCCGCGGAGATCCTGCGTCTCGCCGAATCGGCCCGCTCCCGTCGGTTGGAACCGGGGGATCTGTCCGGTGCGACGTTCACGATTTCGAACATCGGCGCAGTCGGCGGCAGCTTCGGCACGCCGATCATTCCCTATGGAACGACGGCGATTCTGTCGGTCGGTCGGGCGGAGGACCAGCCGGTGGCCCGTGACGGAAAGGTGACCTTGGCTCCGATGATGCCGCTCAGCCTTTCCTACGATCACCGGGTAATCGACGGCGGCCTGGGACGCCGGTTCCTGGCGATGGTCGTGGAGAACCTGGAGGAGCCGGCTCTCTTCCTGGCCGAGTAG
- a CDS encoding alpha-ketoacid dehydrogenase subunit beta, translating to MAVLTLAQAVTDALDTALDQDDRVLLMGEDVGKTGGVFRVSNGLYEKYGPARIIDAPVAESGIIGTAFGMAVAGMRPVTEIQFMGFSYPAYDQIVSHVGRIRNRSRHRFTAPMVIRMPYGGGIGAAEHHSESTESIYAHTPGVKVVVPSTPYDAKGMLLQAIDDPDPVIFLEPIRLYRSVKEEIPDGPYRVPLGLARVLVPGEDVTVITYGAMTVEGRKAVAILAQEGVSAELIDLRSIVPFDVDTVVGSVEKTGRAVVVHEAHRTAGFGAEVVAQIQERALFSLTAPVQRVTGWDMVVPLKLAEHHYVPTADRIVAAVGKTLED from the coding sequence GTGGCCGTCCTCACGCTGGCACAGGCCGTCACCGACGCCCTCGACACTGCATTGGATCAGGACGATCGAGTGCTGCTGATGGGGGAGGACGTCGGCAAGACCGGGGGAGTGTTCAGGGTCTCCAACGGCCTCTACGAGAAGTACGGCCCGGCGCGGATCATCGATGCCCCGGTGGCCGAATCAGGCATCATCGGCACTGCATTCGGAATGGCCGTCGCCGGAATGCGGCCGGTCACGGAGATCCAGTTCATGGGCTTCTCCTATCCCGCCTACGACCAGATCGTTTCACACGTGGGCCGAATACGGAACCGTTCCAGACACCGTTTCACGGCCCCGATGGTGATTCGCATGCCCTACGGCGGCGGTATCGGGGCGGCGGAACACCACTCCGAATCCACAGAGTCGATTTATGCGCACACACCGGGAGTGAAGGTGGTCGTCCCGTCGACTCCCTACGACGCCAAGGGGATGCTGCTTCAAGCGATCGACGACCCGGACCCCGTGATCTTCCTCGAACCGATTCGCCTGTATAGATCGGTCAAGGAGGAGATTCCCGACGGACCGTATCGCGTTCCGCTCGGCCTGGCGCGCGTCCTGGTGCCCGGCGAGGATGTGACGGTCATCACCTACGGGGCGATGACCGTCGAGGGGCGCAAAGCGGTGGCGATCCTGGCTCAGGAGGGGGTCTCGGCAGAGTTGATCGATCTCCGCAGCATCGTTCCATTCGACGTCGACACCGTCGTCGGGTCGGTTGAGAAGACCGGCCGGGCCGTGGTCGTGCATGAAGCCCATCGCACGGCCGGGTTCGGAGCTGAGGTCGTGGCGCAGATACAGGAGCGCGCCCTTTTCTCTCTCACCGCTCCGGTCCAACGTGTTACGGGCTGGGACATGGTCGTCCCGCTCAAACTGGCGGAGCATCACTACGTGCCGACCGCCGATCGAATAGTCGCGGCCGTCGGAAAGACACTGGAGGACTAA
- the pdhA gene encoding pyruvate dehydrogenase (acetyl-transferring) E1 component subunit alpha yields MLQILTPEGELVGDPPVDIPMTRRLYRAMVAARLYDRKATSIQKQGRLATYAPFEGQEAAQVGSAAVLRPDDWMVATYRDAAAMWMQGYPWELLLAGRTGHERGGSPPDYVNVLPPSITVGAHMLHAVGLAWAERMQGTDRVAITYFGDGATSEGDFHEAMNFAAVFRTGTVFLCQNNHYAISMGIRDQMATETIAQKAGAYGIPGVRVDGNDLFAMFRATNEAVQRARRGDGPTLIEAVTYRLGPHTTSDDPTRYRQEEEVEEWRPRDPLERVRRYLETHQAWDEEWQKLIEGEEGDVVERAVQLAEGLSAPDVDDLFDSMFAEPTSDLESQRRLLESEGG; encoded by the coding sequence ATGCTCCAGATTCTGACGCCAGAGGGGGAACTGGTTGGTGATCCGCCGGTCGATATCCCCATGACGCGACGTCTCTATCGCGCGATGGTGGCGGCACGTTTGTACGACCGCAAGGCGACTTCAATCCAGAAACAGGGGCGGCTCGCCACATATGCTCCTTTCGAGGGTCAGGAAGCCGCACAGGTCGGAAGCGCCGCCGTGTTGCGTCCCGATGATTGGATGGTGGCCACCTATCGAGATGCCGCCGCCATGTGGATGCAGGGCTACCCGTGGGAGTTGCTGCTCGCAGGCCGAACCGGACACGAACGCGGCGGATCCCCTCCCGACTATGTGAACGTGCTCCCGCCTTCTATCACAGTGGGTGCGCACATGCTGCACGCGGTGGGTCTCGCCTGGGCAGAGCGGATGCAGGGCACCGACCGGGTAGCGATCACCTACTTCGGGGACGGCGCAACCTCGGAGGGCGACTTCCACGAGGCCATGAACTTCGCCGCAGTCTTTCGGACCGGCACGGTGTTCCTGTGCCAGAACAACCACTACGCCATTTCGATGGGCATACGGGATCAGATGGCGACCGAGACCATCGCCCAGAAAGCCGGCGCCTACGGCATCCCGGGCGTCCGGGTCGACGGCAACGATCTGTTCGCGATGTTCAGGGCGACGAACGAGGCGGTCCAACGGGCCAGGCGGGGCGATGGGCCGACGTTGATAGAGGCGGTTACCTACAGGCTCGGTCCCCACACCACCAGCGATGACCCGACTCGTTATCGGCAGGAAGAAGAAGTCGAGGAGTGGCGTCCACGGGATCCTCTGGAACGCGTGCGTCGCTATCTCGAGACGCATCAGGCGTGGGACGAGGAGTGGCAGAAGTTGATCGAGGGCGAAGAGGGGGACGTCGTCGAACGGGCAGTCCAGCTGGCAGAGGGCCTCAGCGCGCCGGATGTGGACGACCTGTTCGATTCGATGTTTGCCGAACCGACCTCCGATTTGGAGAGCCAGCGGCGTCTCCTCGAATCTGAGGGGGGATAG
- a CDS encoding DUF3352 domain-containing protein, with the protein MSDFEAPQDPPESSRPDPFAGEQGSALPDSDTLVVGAGQPLVASKGRPWMALGAAVLVVVVIGGGALAFRSFLSTSVAAAEVMPPDTEFFFSIDFLQLIEGDARKLNDTIISMIETSGEVEARDILNVDGLVREIDAAMSDAVGVDFTDDIRPWVGRTVSFSMSGFESLTSNDVPEVLLAVETRDGGASDVFLEDFAEGLGRATGVDVARVTRDGTVVYTASDDFEFDPALVFARVGSMVVFGTESAVEGALAAEGGASLADDVTFASVMDSLPPDRLMSVYLNGSVVSDALASEGLATETFAGIGFDAVGASVSIADYGVRVESVVLGSEPAGGITLEMGGVTGDLPVDTLAMFGGWSVASYWETITTTLGETETDDFLAEAERETGIDFGSLLGLLDAPSALAVVTTTDGAMAQEIGYPIGVMALFGTTNPGEVERTVEDLVGYARDNGLDEIARATFDSGTFWMLGQIGSETAVLGVTDRYLAAASSGSLATSIGSSPSFADSTRLAAVAEAIGVDPGSVVLYVDTQSLVELFEPAPEIAAALGPLGQMAAAFETEGGRSHGVFVWMIDYVDE; encoded by the coding sequence GTGAGTGATTTCGAGGCACCCCAGGATCCGCCCGAGTCGAGTCGGCCCGATCCGTTCGCCGGTGAGCAGGGTTCGGCGCTGCCGGACTCCGACACCCTTGTCGTTGGGGCGGGACAGCCCCTCGTAGCTTCGAAGGGTCGACCGTGGATGGCGCTGGGAGCGGCAGTACTCGTCGTTGTGGTGATCGGTGGCGGTGCTCTTGCCTTTCGTTCGTTCTTGTCGACGTCGGTCGCTGCGGCCGAGGTGATGCCGCCCGATACCGAGTTCTTCTTCAGCATCGATTTCCTCCAACTGATCGAGGGAGACGCGCGCAAACTGAACGACACGATCATCTCGATGATCGAAACCTCCGGTGAGGTCGAGGCCCGAGACATCCTCAACGTCGACGGCCTGGTGAGGGAGATCGACGCGGCCATGTCGGACGCCGTCGGAGTCGACTTCACCGACGACATTCGTCCCTGGGTGGGAAGGACCGTCTCCTTCTCGATGTCTGGATTCGAGAGCCTGACCTCGAACGATGTCCCCGAGGTCCTCCTGGCCGTCGAGACCCGGGACGGCGGCGCCTCGGACGTGTTCCTCGAGGACTTCGCCGAGGGCCTCGGACGGGCCACCGGTGTCGACGTGGCGCGGGTCACACGCGATGGAACTGTCGTGTACACGGCGTCGGATGATTTCGAGTTCGATCCGGCACTCGTCTTCGCGCGGGTCGGATCGATGGTGGTCTTCGGCACCGAGAGTGCCGTGGAAGGTGCCTTGGCGGCTGAGGGAGGAGCGTCGCTGGCCGACGATGTCACCTTTGCGTCGGTGATGGATTCGCTCCCCCCGGACCGATTGATGTCGGTCTACTTGAACGGCTCCGTCGTCTCCGACGCACTCGCATCCGAAGGTCTGGCCACCGAAACCTTCGCCGGAATCGGCTTCGACGCAGTCGGCGCCTCCGTCTCGATCGCCGACTACGGAGTCAGGGTCGAGTCGGTTGTGCTCGGGTCGGAACCGGCTGGTGGAATCACACTCGAGATGGGCGGCGTGACCGGCGACCTGCCCGTCGACACCCTGGCGATGTTCGGTGGATGGTCGGTGGCGTCCTACTGGGAGACGATCACCACGACCCTCGGGGAAACCGAGACCGACGATTTCCTGGCCGAAGCCGAGCGGGAGACTGGAATCGACTTCGGGAGTCTTCTCGGCCTCCTCGATGCTCCCTCTGCGCTGGCGGTGGTGACGACGACCGACGGTGCGATGGCCCAGGAGATCGGCTATCCGATCGGCGTGATGGCGCTCTTTGGAACGACGAACCCGGGCGAAGTCGAAAGGACCGTGGAGGACCTCGTCGGTTACGCCCGTGATAACGGCCTCGACGAAATCGCCCGCGCCACGTTTGATTCCGGAACGTTCTGGATGCTGGGTCAGATAGGCAGCGAGACGGCCGTATTGGGTGTCACCGATAGATACCTGGCAGCCGCCTCGTCGGGTTCGCTGGCGACTTCAATCGGCTCTTCGCCCTCCTTCGCGGACAGCACTCGTCTGGCGGCGGTCGCCGAGGCGATAGGCGTCGATCCTGGTTCTGTGGTGTTATATGTCGACACGCAATCCCTGGTAGAGCTGTTCGAACCGGCTCCCGAGATCGCCGCGGCGCTCGGTCCGCTCGGGCAGATGGCGGCCGCCTTCGAGACGGAAGGCGGGAGATCCCACGGTGTTTTCGTCTGGATGATCGACTACGTAGACGAGTGA
- a CDS encoding DNA translocase FtsK 4TM domain-containing protein, whose protein sequence is MSNKTTKKKTSRKSGLSSLARLRAFVRETLGRQADDVWGVVLLVVAALMGLGFIGEAGPVGRGIVSTLRLLFGLWSVAFPVALAALGVVLIIGKHRDDYGRLTIGLVTAFVGSLSLFHLLTGSVPLWPDVDQVIERGGAVGSLASFPLRRLIGYWGAFVVLASVTSVGVLILSKATVRQLFLALGEIGRAVRFWARSLQMPVRPARHARAAASGAHRPQAPRPKPVSQPVGAQKNRAPSSKPKGQARPGPGQTKIALPEPKPGEGYQKPPLELLKGGGGESQSKRILEQTALDLEDTLRQHGVDARLTKIVPGPTVTRYEIELEPGVKVSRVTSLANDIAYALATPDVRLLAPIPGKSAIGIEVPNRKRRLITLGDVLRAAEEEFTGHPLEVALGMDISGRPKLINLSELPHVLIAGATGAGKSSCINSIVTSLLMRTTPDDVRLIMVDPKRVELGQYNGVPHLFTKVITNPKKATDALKWAVAEMDRRYDLLADAHVRDIIGYREKWDRGGLDPDGFDRFPYVVVVVDELNDLMMVAGREVEDAIVRIAQMARAVGIHLVIATQRPSVDVITGVIKANIPSRMAFSVASQADSRVILDGGGAEKLIGMGDMLVVTAKEPKAERIQGGWVSEEEVHAVVGWVKKQREVQYQDQVIETLAKEAQAVAEDADDDDAELIRQAIELVVRSQLGSTSMLQRKLRVGFARAGRIMDVLERKGVVGPSEGSKARTVLMTIDDLDSMFASSEA, encoded by the coding sequence GTGTCCAACAAGACAACCAAGAAGAAGACATCTCGGAAGAGCGGCCTCTCCTCGCTGGCGAGACTGCGAGCTTTTGTCCGGGAAACACTCGGCCGACAGGCCGACGACGTTTGGGGTGTGGTCCTTCTCGTTGTCGCCGCTCTCATGGGCCTCGGTTTCATCGGCGAGGCCGGCCCCGTCGGGCGGGGCATCGTGTCCACGCTCCGTCTGCTCTTTGGTTTGTGGTCCGTGGCGTTCCCTGTTGCGCTGGCGGCGCTCGGGGTGGTGTTGATCATCGGCAAGCATCGTGATGATTACGGGCGGTTGACCATCGGCCTGGTCACAGCCTTCGTCGGATCGTTGTCGCTCTTCCACCTCCTCACCGGTTCCGTCCCTCTCTGGCCGGATGTGGATCAGGTAATCGAACGCGGCGGGGCCGTCGGTTCGCTTGCTTCCTTCCCGTTGCGCCGGTTGATCGGCTACTGGGGCGCATTCGTGGTGCTCGCCTCCGTGACGTCCGTGGGCGTCCTCATCCTTTCGAAAGCAACCGTGCGGCAACTCTTCCTGGCGCTCGGTGAGATCGGTCGGGCGGTTCGATTCTGGGCACGGTCGCTGCAGATGCCGGTCCGGCCCGCCCGCCATGCCAGGGCGGCCGCATCCGGTGCGCATCGACCGCAGGCCCCCCGGCCGAAACCCGTCTCGCAGCCGGTGGGCGCCCAGAAGAACAGGGCTCCTTCTTCGAAGCCGAAGGGCCAGGCGCGTCCCGGTCCGGGACAGACCAAGATCGCCCTCCCGGAACCCAAGCCGGGAGAGGGTTATCAGAAGCCACCTCTGGAACTGCTGAAGGGCGGCGGTGGCGAGTCACAGTCGAAACGGATACTCGAGCAGACCGCGCTCGATCTCGAAGATACTTTGCGTCAGCACGGTGTGGACGCCCGGCTGACCAAGATCGTGCCGGGGCCGACGGTCACCCGCTATGAGATCGAGCTCGAGCCGGGAGTCAAGGTCTCCCGGGTCACGAGTCTCGCCAACGACATCGCCTATGCGCTGGCCACTCCGGACGTCCGTCTGCTCGCTCCGATTCCCGGCAAGAGCGCCATCGGTATCGAGGTTCCGAATCGAAAGCGCCGCCTGATCACGCTCGGCGACGTGTTGCGGGCTGCTGAGGAGGAGTTCACCGGGCATCCGCTCGAGGTGGCGCTCGGTATGGACATCTCCGGCCGCCCGAAGTTGATCAATCTGTCCGAGCTTCCCCACGTATTGATCGCGGGAGCCACCGGCGCAGGCAAGTCCTCGTGCATCAACTCGATCGTGACCTCCCTCTTGATGCGCACGACTCCCGACGACGTGCGTTTGATAATGGTGGACCCCAAACGGGTCGAGCTCGGCCAGTACAACGGTGTACCGCACCTGTTCACCAAGGTCATCACCAATCCGAAGAAGGCGACCGATGCTCTCAAATGGGCGGTCGCCGAGATGGACCGTCGATACGACCTGCTCGCCGACGCGCATGTGCGCGACATCATCGGCTACCGGGAGAAGTGGGACCGCGGCGGCCTGGATCCGGACGGCTTCGATCGTTTCCCATACGTGGTAGTGGTCGTCGACGAGCTGAACGATCTGATGATGGTGGCCGGTCGTGAAGTCGAGGATGCCATCGTGCGCATCGCACAGATGGCGCGGGCGGTCGGGATTCACCTCGTGATCGCGACGCAGCGGCCGTCCGTCGACGTGATCACCGGAGTCATCAAAGCGAACATCCCGAGCCGCATGGCATTCTCCGTCGCCTCGCAGGCCGACAGCCGGGTCATCTTGGACGGCGGCGGCGCGGAAAAGCTGATCGGAATGGGTGACATGCTCGTTGTCACGGCCAAGGAGCCCAAGGCCGAGCGCATCCAGGGCGGCTGGGTGTCCGAAGAGGAAGTGCACGCGGTGGTCGGCTGGGTCAAGAAGCAACGTGAAGTGCAGTACCAGGACCAGGTCATCGAGACGCTGGCCAAGGAAGCGCAGGCCGTTGCCGAAGATGCCGACGACGATGACGCCGAGTTGATCCGGCAAGCCATCGAGCTGGTGGTGAGATCTCAGCTGGGCTCGACCTCGATGCTCCAGCGCAAGCTACGGGTCGGATTCGCCAGGGCCGGGAGGATCATGGACGTCCTCGAACGCAAAGGTGTGGTCGGGCCGTCTGAAGGGTCGAAAGCTCGCACCGTCTTGATGACGATCGACGACCTCGATTCGATGTTTGCTTCGTCGGAGGCTTGA
- a CDS encoding ribonuclease J, which translates to MTVEVSFLGGLGEIGRNCAAIEIKGKLALIDCGLMFPEEDMLGVDLVFPDWSWLLERAEDVECVILTHGHEDHVGSLAYFLNDLNVPVYGTELSVELARGRIEELGVDPDLRAAETNEWIEHGPFKFMLVPVSHSIPQGAGVAFDTPEGLIVHSGDFKLDPTPIDSTPTDLPTFAHLGRRGVRLLLADSTNAERTGFVPSERSLAGPIERIVHTAPGRVIAACFASHVHRVQQIADAALDDGRTIAFLGRSMHRVTGVGSRLGVLDIPQDRIVDVEDLVGLPADRQMLITTGAQGEPFAALSLMATGSSKFVELNETDTVLISATPIPGNERAVSRVISKLHRTGARVYHGRNAHVHVSGHAAQEELKTFINVIRPDAYIPIHGEYRHLSANADLAEEMNVPLVFVLEDGDRVVLDGEDTFVERRAFPAGYVYLDGSGVGDTKRAVLRRRRHLADEGVVVITIGVNVDRCLVEYGPIMDSHGFMDEPDAVLAKAADAVRTAIQKMAEKGRKTDHSALQQTVRQAASTIIRSETSRRPVVLPLILET; encoded by the coding sequence ATGACCGTTGAGGTCAGTTTTCTCGGGGGTCTCGGCGAGATCGGTCGCAACTGCGCGGCCATTGAGATCAAGGGGAAACTAGCCCTGATCGATTGCGGGCTGATGTTTCCCGAGGAGGACATGCTCGGTGTAGATCTGGTCTTTCCGGACTGGTCCTGGCTGCTCGAGCGTGCCGAAGACGTCGAGTGCGTGATCCTCACTCACGGACACGAGGATCACGTCGGCTCACTGGCTTACTTCCTCAACGACCTGAACGTTCCCGTCTACGGCACCGAGTTGTCTGTGGAACTGGCGCGCGGGCGCATCGAGGAACTGGGTGTCGACCCTGACCTCCGTGCTGCGGAGACGAACGAGTGGATCGAGCACGGTCCGTTCAAGTTCATGCTCGTGCCGGTCTCTCATTCGATTCCGCAAGGCGCCGGGGTGGCGTTCGATACCCCGGAAGGCTTGATCGTTCACTCCGGGGACTTCAAACTCGACCCGACGCCGATCGATTCGACTCCGACGGATCTGCCGACGTTCGCCCACCTGGGGCGGCGCGGCGTCCGGCTCTTGCTGGCGGATTCCACGAATGCAGAGCGAACCGGGTTCGTCCCCTCAGAGCGTTCCCTCGCAGGGCCGATCGAGCGAATCGTCCACACGGCACCCGGCCGGGTGATCGCCGCGTGCTTTGCGTCTCATGTGCACCGCGTTCAACAGATCGCCGATGCCGCATTGGACGACGGAAGGACAATCGCCTTCCTGGGACGATCAATGCACCGTGTAACCGGGGTCGGGTCCCGACTCGGCGTGCTCGACATTCCCCAGGACCGGATCGTTGATGTCGAAGATCTGGTTGGCCTTCCTGCGGACCGTCAAATGCTGATTACGACCGGAGCGCAGGGAGAGCCCTTCGCCGCCTTGTCGCTGATGGCTACGGGCAGCAGCAAGTTCGTCGAACTCAATGAGACGGACACGGTGCTCATCAGCGCCACTCCCATCCCGGGCAACGAGCGGGCCGTTTCGCGGGTCATCTCGAAGCTCCATCGGACGGGAGCGCGGGTCTATCACGGCCGCAATGCCCACGTGCACGTGTCCGGCCATGCTGCACAGGAGGAGTTGAAGACGTTCATCAACGTGATACGTCCGGACGCCTACATCCCGATTCACGGCGAGTACCGGCACCTGTCGGCCAACGCCGACCTGGCCGAAGAGATGAATGTGCCGCTGGTCTTCGTCCTCGAAGACGGGGATCGGGTCGTTCTCGACGGTGAAGACACCTTCGTCGAACGTCGGGCCTTCCCGGCCGGGTACGTCTACCTGGACGGATCGGGAGTCGGTGACACCAAGCGGGCGGTGCTCCGCCGTCGCCGCCATCTCGCGGATGAGGGGGTGGTGGTGATAACCATCGGTGTCAACGTTGATCGGTGCCTGGTCGAGTACGGGCCGATCATGGACAGCCACGGTTTCATGGATGAGCCGGACGCGGTCCTCGCCAAGGCGGCGGACGCGGTCCGGACGGCGATTCAGAAGATGGCCGAGAAGGGTCGCAAGACGGATCACAGCGCTTTGCAGCAGACGGTACGCCAGGCAGCGTCGACGATCATTCGTTCGGAGACATCGCGCCGGCCCGTTGTCCTGCCTCTCATCCTCGAAACATGA
- the dapA gene encoding 4-hydroxy-tetrahydrodipicolinate synthase: MKAPFGEVLTAMITPFTDSGEVDYDKVWRLARFLVDNGSDGLVVTGTTGEAPVLTADEKVAIYRAVVEAVGDRATVVAGTGTYNTAESVELSLRAADAGAHAVMAVTPYYSKPDQNGLIRHFSTIADATDLPVLLYNIPGRSARLIEVDTLVRLSAHPNIVAVKDAVMDIDHTATARLALHPDFAIYSGQDSYTLAMMVVGAIGVVSVASHLVGRQIKRMVRAAHDGDWAEAQRLNFGLLPVFYSCFTEPSPMPVKGAMSRMWEPVGDPRAPLVPAAAATIDAIELAVGEAQSL; encoded by the coding sequence TTGAAGGCACCATTCGGTGAAGTCCTCACCGCCATGATTACCCCGTTTACCGATTCGGGAGAGGTCGACTACGACAAGGTTTGGCGGCTCGCCCGCTTCCTCGTCGACAACGGTTCCGACGGGCTCGTAGTCACCGGCACCACCGGTGAGGCACCGGTTCTCACCGCCGACGAGAAGGTTGCGATTTACCGTGCAGTCGTCGAGGCCGTCGGTGACCGAGCCACGGTGGTGGCAGGCACCGGGACCTACAACACAGCAGAGTCGGTCGAACTGTCCCTGCGCGCCGCCGATGCGGGTGCTCATGCGGTGATGGCCGTGACACCTTATTACTCGAAACCCGATCAGAACGGGTTGATACGCCACTTCTCGACCATCGCCGATGCGACCGATCTTCCCGTCTTGCTCTACAACATCCCGGGGCGGTCCGCCCGGCTCATCGAAGTGGATACGCTCGTCCGCCTGTCTGCCCATCCCAACATCGTGGCGGTAAAGGATGCGGTCATGGACATCGATCACACGGCAACTGCGCGCCTCGCATTGCATCCAGACTTCGCCATCTACTCGGGCCAGGACAGCTACACCCTGGCGATGATGGTGGTCGGCGCGATCGGCGTCGTCTCCGTTGCCTCGCACCTGGTCGGCCGCCAGATCAAGCGCATGGTCCGAGCGGCCCATGACGGCGACTGGGCAGAGGCTCAGCGCCTCAACTTCGGCTTGCTCCCGGTTTTCTATTCATGCTTCACCGAACCGAGTCCGATGCCGGTCAAGGGAGCGATGAGCCGTATGTGGGAGCCGGTGGGAGATCCTCGAGCACCTCTGGTTCCGGCCGCGGCGGCCACCATCGACGCGATCGAGCTGGCCGTCGGAGAGGCGCAATCCTTATGA
- the trxA gene encoding thioredoxin, which translates to MPHVRDVDTADFNQQVVQRSHEVPVVVDFWAEWCGPCKTLGPTLERLTEEADGSFELAKIDVDQNQALAGQMGVQGIPTVVAFKDGRPVSQFTGALPEAKVREWLSEILPNPMDDFVAAADELANQGRTAEAEAMYRKVLEADPSHEGAAVAVAGILLAGGDAESALAVLEPFPSSAAVDRVRAAARLGTGAGAPVQELEDGLSADPDNDRLRIDLAKKLAAAGAYERSLGLLLEVIIRKGDLADEARAAMLDVFELLGAENPLTPEYRRRLANALF; encoded by the coding sequence GTGCCCCACGTACGAGACGTAGACACAGCAGATTTCAATCAGCAGGTAGTCCAACGATCGCATGAGGTTCCGGTGGTTGTCGACTTCTGGGCCGAATGGTGCGGACCGTGCAAGACGTTGGGGCCGACACTCGAACGACTGACGGAAGAAGCGGACGGCTCCTTCGAGCTGGCCAAGATCGACGTCGATCAGAACCAGGCTCTTGCAGGGCAGATGGGTGTGCAGGGTATCCCGACCGTAGTCGCTTTCAAGGACGGCCGACCGGTGTCGCAGTTCACCGGGGCCCTCCCGGAGGCGAAGGTGAGAGAGTGGCTCTCGGAGATCTTGCCCAACCCCATGGATGACTTCGTTGCGGCTGCCGACGAGCTGGCCAACCAAGGGAGAACGGCCGAAGCCGAGGCGATGTATCGCAAAGTTCTCGAAGCTGATCCCTCCCACGAAGGTGCCGCAGTAGCGGTCGCCGGGATTCTGCTCGCCGGCGGCGACGCGGAGAGCGCTCTGGCCGTTCTCGAACCGTTCCCATCGAGCGCTGCCGTCGACCGTGTCCGGGCTGCCGCTCGCCTGGGAACGGGCGCGGGCGCTCCCGTTCAAGAACTCGAGGACGGCCTGTCCGCAGATCCGGACAACGACCGGCTGCGCATCGATCTGGCAAAGAAACTCGCGGCAGCCGGAGCCTACGAACGGAGCCTTGGGCTTCTCCTCGAAGTGATCATCCGCAAGGGGGACCTCGCAGACGAGGCACGCGCCGCGATGTTGGACGTCTTCGAACTCCTCGGCGCTGAGAATCCGCTGACTCCGGAATACAGGCGCCGCCTGGCCAACGCCCTCTTCTGA